The following are from one region of the Enterobacter huaxiensis genome:
- a CDS encoding MFS transporter — translation MSEQTLSRQDERIHPPVGLFPAMLALGAGGLCIGTGEFAPMSLLPDLARGTGVSIPAAGGYISAYAAGVVVGAPAIAVLGARRARKNLLLILLIITLVGYALSALAMGYNSMFAARFIAGMPHGAWYGVSALVAASMVSPQHKARYIGYVMLGLAVANVAGVPLVTWAGQTLGWRISFWMVAAGLVLTSIMVMLFVPSVAADRSASPLKELGALKSPQILMTFAVASVSFAGMFAVYSFITPALTKAAGFSTSAVPWILVLWGAGMVAGNIIGGRLADIALIPSIFGIIAWNIVFLGLFSLTGTLQTPVLIVLFMLGCGFSLVPALQAHMMNIAGEAQTLASSLTHSAFNISNALGAAAGGFVIASRGSWLSTGWVGAAFSLLALLLMFLSVRITDGRNHER, via the coding sequence ATGTCTGAACAAACGCTTTCACGGCAGGATGAACGTATTCATCCACCTGTGGGTCTTTTTCCGGCCATGCTTGCGCTGGGCGCGGGCGGATTATGCATCGGAACGGGCGAGTTTGCGCCCATGAGCCTCCTGCCGGATCTTGCGCGGGGAACCGGCGTTTCAATCCCTGCCGCGGGAGGCTATATCAGCGCCTATGCTGCAGGCGTGGTGGTCGGTGCCCCTGCGATCGCGGTGCTTGGCGCGCGCCGGGCCCGTAAAAACCTTCTGCTGATATTGTTAATTATTACACTTGTAGGCTATGCCCTGAGCGCTCTGGCCATGGGCTATAATTCCATGTTCGCAGCACGCTTTATTGCTGGTATGCCTCATGGCGCCTGGTACGGCGTTTCCGCGCTCGTGGCGGCTTCAATGGTCTCGCCACAGCACAAAGCCCGGTATATCGGTTACGTTATGCTGGGACTGGCCGTAGCGAACGTTGCCGGCGTTCCGCTTGTCACATGGGCGGGCCAGACGCTGGGCTGGAGAATCTCTTTCTGGATGGTGGCAGCGGGCCTGGTGCTGACGTCCATAATGGTTATGCTTTTTGTCCCATCCGTGGCGGCCGACAGGTCCGCTTCACCGCTCAAGGAACTTGGCGCGCTGAAGAGCCCACAGATCCTAATGACGTTTGCCGTCGCTTCAGTCAGCTTTGCGGGCATGTTTGCCGTATACAGCTTTATCACCCCGGCGCTGACGAAAGCTGCCGGGTTTTCAACCTCAGCCGTGCCATGGATCCTGGTTCTCTGGGGGGCGGGCATGGTTGCTGGCAACATTATCGGTGGCAGGCTGGCGGACATTGCGCTGATCCCATCCATATTTGGCATCATCGCCTGGAACATCGTCTTTCTGGGCCTGTTTTCCCTTACGGGCACACTGCAGACCCCGGTTCTCATCGTGCTGTTTATGCTCGGGTGCGGATTTTCGCTCGTGCCAGCGCTTCAGGCCCATATGATGAACATTGCCGGTGAGGCACAGACTCTGGCGTCATCCCTGACACACAGCGCGTTTAATATTTCCAATGCGCTTGGCGCAGCTGCAGGCGGTTTCGTTATCGCTTCGAGAGGAAGCTGGCTCTCTACGGGGTGGGTTGGGGCTGCTTTTTCCCTGTTAGCACTTCTTCTTATGTTCTTATCGGTACGCATTACTGACGGGAGAAATCATGAACGATAA
- a CDS encoding SDR family NAD(P)-dependent oxidoreductase yields the protein MNDKVISTGNVAVITGAARGIGAAAARELARKGMKLCLFDRNRQALEQLAGELEVETLLVTGDITRDEDLQQLKDTVYSAWGKVNLLFNNAGVKIAAGACDSPTLWRQQMEVNLLSMVATQHIFLPEMLKMDENGAIVNLGSKEGITTPPGFAAYNASKAAVKVLTEQLSHQLVKETGIRLTAHLLVPGYTWTDMNDPGMNERSGNKPDEAWMAAQVIDYFLPRFERGDFYIICPDNAVTSEMDAKRILWAAQDMLDNRPALSRWHPDWKTAFERWMKN from the coding sequence ATGAACGATAAAGTCATCAGTACAGGTAACGTTGCCGTAATAACCGGCGCGGCGAGAGGTATTGGCGCTGCGGCGGCAAGGGAGCTGGCACGAAAGGGCATGAAGCTTTGTCTTTTTGACCGGAACAGACAGGCGCTCGAGCAGCTGGCCGGCGAACTGGAGGTTGAAACGCTGCTGGTCACTGGCGACATTACCCGTGATGAAGATCTCCAACAGCTCAAGGACACCGTTTACAGCGCCTGGGGGAAAGTAAATCTGCTGTTTAACAATGCCGGCGTGAAAATAGCTGCCGGAGCCTGTGATTCCCCAACTCTCTGGCGACAGCAGATGGAGGTAAACCTGCTGTCCATGGTTGCCACACAGCATATTTTTCTGCCGGAAATGTTAAAAATGGATGAGAACGGTGCGATCGTTAACCTGGGCTCGAAGGAGGGTATTACGACCCCACCAGGGTTCGCAGCCTATAACGCCTCAAAGGCAGCCGTAAAGGTGCTGACGGAGCAGCTGTCTCATCAGCTTGTGAAGGAAACCGGCATCAGGCTCACCGCTCATCTTCTGGTGCCAGGCTATACCTGGACCGATATGAACGATCCTGGCATGAACGAGCGCAGCGGTAACAAGCCAGATGAAGCGTGGATGGCTGCGCAGGTTATTGACTATTTCCTCCCGCGCTTTGAGCGGGGTGACTTCTATATCATCTGCCCTGATAACGCCGTGACCAGCGAGATGGATGCTAAGCGTATCCTCTGGGCCGCCCAGGATATGCTGGACAACCGCCCGGCCCTGTCGCGCTGGCATCCTGACTGGAAGACGGCTTTTGAACGCTGGATGAAAAACTGA
- a CDS encoding SDR family NAD(P)-dependent oxidoreductase, giving the protein MSEKKLALITGSSNGIGLALAEEFAANGYDLVIVARDEKKLSATGENLQKRFSVNVHAFSADLSEYDQITDLQARMDDAGLAPNALIINAGQGLGGAFIDGTDLEKELRLIRLNVDAVVHLSKIFIPRLVEQDNGHVLITSSLSGSAPIPFEAVYGASKAFVNSFFYAIRNELMGSGLSMTLLMPGATETNFFKNAGQASTTVGSMKKDDPKEVAKRAWYALMTGHEFVYGSEYAEYEGEVMNRMMSESHKAQRHRIISEPDSATKK; this is encoded by the coding sequence ATGAGTGAGAAAAAACTGGCTCTTATTACTGGCTCGAGCAACGGTATCGGCCTTGCACTTGCTGAAGAATTTGCAGCTAACGGATACGATCTTGTCATCGTCGCCAGGGATGAAAAAAAACTTTCAGCCACGGGTGAAAACCTGCAAAAACGTTTTTCAGTTAACGTACACGCGTTCAGTGCTGACCTGAGTGAGTATGACCAGATAACAGACCTGCAGGCCAGAATGGATGATGCCGGTTTAGCCCCTAATGCACTGATCATCAACGCCGGCCAGGGACTCGGCGGCGCGTTTATCGACGGTACCGATCTTGAAAAAGAGCTTAGATTAATCCGGCTCAACGTTGATGCTGTGGTACATCTTTCTAAAATATTTATCCCGCGGCTCGTTGAGCAGGATAACGGGCACGTTCTTATCACATCGTCGCTTTCCGGCTCGGCGCCAATACCTTTCGAAGCGGTTTACGGGGCGTCAAAGGCTTTCGTAAACTCCTTTTTTTACGCCATACGTAACGAGCTGATGGGGAGCGGTTTATCAATGACGCTTCTGATGCCTGGGGCAACGGAGACCAATTTCTTCAAAAATGCAGGACAGGCCAGCACGACCGTAGGTTCGATGAAAAAGGACGATCCGAAAGAAGTGGCAAAACGTGCCTGGTATGCCCTGATGACAGGACATGAATTTGTCTATGGCAGTGAATATGCCGAATATGAGGGCGAGGTGATGAACAGAATGATGAGTGAGTCACATAAGGCTCAGCGTCACCGAATCATTTCTGAACCCGACTCTGCCACAAAAAAGTAA
- a CDS encoding NAD-dependent epimerase/dehydratase family protein: protein MSDKKRIAITGASGKIGRVTVEWLEKAGYDLFLIDKKEPVTDAHPAMIADLEDFGATLDALSSVGEDVYSRPEPAAFDAVVHLASIPHPRMIPDSDEFRNNMLVTFNVFEASRRLGIKNIIWSSSEVPTGVPYDQWDAPYVPVDEHYPARGISIYALTKVLGEEMARQFCLNNADMRITCLRLSNVMAPEEYAQFESWQNDPAVRQWNMWTYVDVRDVAQAIEKAVEYDVRGKDEFFITSDVTCMRTPTQELLDRYYPGVEQRKNFVGNESALSSEKAMRVLGYRPAHRWTDSV, encoded by the coding sequence ATGTCAGATAAAAAACGTATAGCCATTACCGGTGCTTCAGGGAAAATTGGCAGGGTGACAGTAGAATGGCTTGAGAAAGCCGGTTATGACCTGTTTCTCATCGATAAAAAAGAGCCCGTAACCGATGCCCATCCAGCGATGATCGCGGATTTAGAGGATTTTGGTGCAACGCTCGACGCACTTTCCTCCGTCGGGGAAGACGTTTATTCACGACCTGAACCTGCAGCCTTTGATGCCGTGGTTCACCTTGCCAGTATTCCTCACCCCCGAATGATCCCTGATTCTGACGAGTTCAGAAATAATATGCTGGTTACCTTCAACGTATTTGAGGCATCCAGGCGGCTGGGAATAAAAAATATCATCTGGTCATCGAGCGAAGTCCCTACCGGCGTGCCTTACGACCAGTGGGATGCCCCCTATGTTCCGGTGGATGAGCACTACCCGGCCCGGGGGATCAGCATTTATGCGCTGACTAAAGTGCTGGGTGAAGAGATGGCCCGTCAGTTCTGCCTTAATAACGCTGACATGCGCATTACCTGTCTGCGGCTTTCTAATGTTATGGCGCCGGAAGAGTACGCGCAGTTTGAAAGCTGGCAGAACGATCCTGCCGTAAGGCAATGGAATATGTGGACTTATGTTGACGTCCGGGATGTAGCCCAGGCGATTGAGAAAGCTGTCGAATATGATGTCAGGGGTAAAGATGAGTTCTTTATTACCAGCGATGTGACCTGCATGCGAACCCCCACACAGGAACTTCTGGACCGCTACTATCCAGGCGTTGAACAGCGTAAAAATTTTGTAGGTAATGAGTCAGCACTCAGCAGCGAAAAGGCAATGCGCGTCCTGGGATATCGCCCAGCGCACCGCTGGACCGATAGCGTGTGA
- a CDS encoding ISL3 family transposase gives MDEKSLYAHILNLAAPWQVKSLSLDETIGSVTVIVGIAENASLFCPTFGKSCPVHDHRHRKWRHLDTCQFATFVEAGVPRIMCPEHGCQTLPVPWAGTGSRYTLLFESFVLSWLKISTVDAVRKQLKLSWNAVDGIMTRAVKRGLARIKKPLSARHMNVDEVAFKKGHRYVTVISDRDGRALALTDDRGTESLASYLRMLTDGQLLAIKTLSMDMNAGYIRAARIHLPSAVEKIAFDRFHVAKQLGEVVDKTRQNEHPHLPVESRRQAKGTRFLWQYSDKWMTESRQEKLVWLRAQMKLTSQCLALKKLAKDIWNSPWSEERRNDWQRWLALAANSDVPMMKNAAKTIGKRLYGILNAMRHGVSNGNAEALNSKIRLLRIKARGYRNRERFKMGVMFHYGKLNMAF, from the coding sequence ATGGACGAAAAATCACTATATGCCCATATCCTCAACCTTGCTGCACCATGGCAGGTTAAATCCCTCTCTCTTGATGAAACAATCGGCTCTGTTACCGTCATCGTTGGTATCGCTGAAAACGCGTCATTATTCTGCCCGACCTTTGGTAAATCCTGCCCTGTTCACGATCACCGTCATCGTAAATGGCGACACCTTGATACCTGCCAGTTCGCCACGTTCGTTGAAGCCGGTGTTCCCCGTATTATGTGCCCGGAGCATGGATGCCAGACTCTGCCTGTACCATGGGCAGGCACTGGCAGCCGGTACACGCTGCTTTTCGAATCATTCGTTCTCTCCTGGCTGAAAATCAGCACCGTTGATGCAGTCAGGAAACAACTTAAACTTAGCTGGAATGCCGTTGACGGCATTATGACCCGGGCTGTTAAGCGAGGCCTTGCCCGGATAAAAAAGCCATTATCCGCCCGTCATATGAATGTGGATGAAGTCGCCTTTAAGAAAGGTCATCGTTACGTAACGGTGATCTCCGATCGCGATGGTCGTGCGCTGGCCTTAACGGATGATCGCGGCACAGAGAGCCTCGCCAGCTATCTTCGCATGCTCACTGACGGGCAGTTGCTGGCTATCAAAACGCTCTCAATGGACATGAACGCAGGCTATATAAGAGCAGCGCGTATCCACTTACCCAGTGCGGTTGAGAAAATCGCCTTCGACCGCTTCCATGTTGCAAAGCAACTGGGCGAAGTGGTTGATAAAACCCGCCAGAATGAACATCCGCACCTTCCTGTTGAAAGTCGGCGTCAGGCAAAGGGGACCCGCTTCCTGTGGCAGTACAGCGATAAGTGGATGACAGAATCCAGGCAGGAGAAGCTGGTATGGCTGCGCGCGCAGATGAAGCTGACGAGCCAGTGCTTGGCGCTAAAAAAGCTGGCAAAGGACATCTGGAACAGCCCCTGGAGCGAGGAACGAAGGAATGACTGGCAGAGATGGCTGGCGCTGGCGGCTAACAGTGATGTCCCCATGATGAAGAACGCAGCCAAAACGATAGGGAAAAGACTGTACGGCATCCTGAATGCCATGAGGCATGGAGTCTCAAACGGAAATGCAGAGGCGCTGAACAGCAAGATCAGACTGCTGAGAATAAAAGCGAGGGGATACCGCAACCGGGAGCGCTTTAAGATGGGAGTGATGTTCCACTACGGGAAACTGAATATGGCGTTCTGA
- a CDS encoding YgiW/YdeI family stress tolerance OB fold protein — MKKTLLAVLLTGLSFGAFAQQQGFVAPAGQEYSQGGFSGPNPGLSSVAQAKSFRDDAWVILEGNIIRQVGHELYEFRDASGTVYVDIDDKRWLGQTVSPETKVRLEGEVDKDWNSVEIDVKNLRVLK; from the coding sequence ATGAAGAAAACACTTCTGGCTGTCCTGTTAACCGGGCTTTCATTTGGAGCTTTTGCGCAGCAACAGGGGTTTGTTGCCCCGGCCGGTCAGGAATACTCTCAGGGCGGATTCAGCGGACCCAATCCGGGGTTATCATCAGTTGCGCAGGCCAAATCATTTCGTGATGATGCATGGGTCATTCTTGAAGGTAATATCATCCGGCAGGTCGGTCATGAACTCTACGAGTTCCGGGATGCCAGTGGCACTGTGTATGTCGATATAGATGACAAACGCTGGCTGGGGCAAACCGTTTCCCCTGAAACAAAAGTGCGCCTTGAAGGGGAAGTTGACAAAGACTGGAACAGCGTTGAAATTGATGTCAAAAATCTTCGTGTACTGAAGTAA
- a CDS encoding ParB family protein, with protein MSNEKRKTIGRQLNTQALMVEMTDIGRSQVFTLKTGRKVTFRFVRVPASDVESKTFVNQENNGRDQLALTKESLKSIIQTIKFQQFFPCIGIQQGERIEILDGSRRRASAIYIRTGLDVMVTDEHFSTDEARQLAKDIQTAKEHNLREIGLRLIALKESGFNQKEIAELEGLSQAKVTRALQAAAVPQELISLFPVQSELSFSDYKILLEINEKLSEKGLASEELIQSVSDQHDAILSDRERPEDEQKASILKLISQTSQTLIAPSPKEKSVVSPLWSFEEKDKFARKRVKGRTLTYEFSRMSKAVQDELDKAIHEVLNRNLSQ; from the coding sequence ATGTCGAATGAGAAAAGAAAAACCATCGGCAGACAGTTAAATACCCAGGCATTAATGGTCGAGATGACTGACATCGGGCGAAGCCAGGTATTTACCTTGAAAACCGGCAGGAAGGTAACGTTCAGATTTGTTCGGGTGCCTGCATCTGACGTTGAAAGTAAGACCTTCGTAAACCAGGAAAACAACGGAAGAGATCAACTTGCTCTGACCAAGGAGTCCCTGAAGTCCATTATCCAGACGATTAAGTTTCAGCAGTTCTTTCCTTGTATTGGCATTCAGCAAGGTGAAAGGATTGAGATACTGGATGGTTCAAGACGGCGAGCCTCAGCGATTTATATCCGTACAGGCCTTGATGTGATGGTGACGGATGAACATTTTTCAACTGATGAAGCTCGTCAACTGGCTAAAGATATCCAGACAGCTAAAGAGCATAACCTTCGGGAGATCGGCCTGAGATTGATAGCTCTTAAAGAATCCGGATTTAATCAAAAAGAAATTGCTGAACTGGAGGGGTTATCTCAGGCTAAGGTCACCAGGGCGCTGCAGGCGGCGGCAGTACCGCAAGAGTTGATTTCTCTGTTTCCGGTTCAGTCGGAGCTGTCGTTTAGTGACTATAAAATTCTTTTAGAGATTAACGAAAAACTTAGTGAAAAAGGCTTGGCGTCTGAAGAGCTCATTCAGTCTGTCTCAGATCAGCACGATGCAATTTTGAGTGATCGCGAGCGACCAGAAGACGAACAGAAAGCCAGTATACTTAAGCTGATTTCTCAGACATCTCAGACATTGATAGCTCCATCTCCTAAGGAAAAGTCAGTGGTTTCCCCACTATGGTCCTTTGAAGAAAAGGACAAGTTCGCACGCAAGCGTGTTAAAGGGCGCACGCTAACTTATGAGTTTAGCCGTATGTCAAAAGCGGTACAGGATGAACTGGACAAGGCTATCCATGAGGTCCTTAACAGAAATTTGAGTCAATAA